A genomic segment from Defluviitalea raffinosedens encodes:
- a CDS encoding diguanylate cyclase: MNRLEFLEKRYTCIHIGFLVIMMIHLELNNWIGKSDDISLNKFLLAVGLAIMGVKFLVIKKGLLPKYHLYNCFKIIELLYVGILIYQDQTVLLPEVLFYLLILFEIFSTHSNLKALFFYFIPLIISSLIMLGKEFFLLTNFIDMLFLIVSNIFFIYIVNSTIHEIEKNSDKYKELLIQTQKKNEELLKIKEHMELVNKELEQQKEEMRKTSESFRNHVAELFILKETSSYIGSILEIQQLLEMVCDMIMGILGVDTCSIIVYDEKYETLDFHIKSIYSHEVIENFKTSISNSSLQKRMKDKEILINNNCREEKYSFLQGRDVGSFVAVPLYKGNKSYGLILAEHTLENYFSTSNTDLFKAVSMQVAVAIENAKLYEQMEEMAARDGLTKVYNRMYLQRIMPEMIENAKLNYEPISIGIFDIDHFKVLNDTYGHLFGDEVLKAIAHLAQKKVEAYHGIVARYGGEEFVMIFPNVPLKEAAFIVEELRQEIEQFTLTKDDITAKITASFGVSGFPEVDGQNLLRTADDAMYMSKRQGRNRVTVACVNENNVLNLNVMQ, encoded by the coding sequence ATGAACAGATTGGAATTTTTAGAAAAAAGATATACCTGTATCCATATTGGTTTTTTAGTAATAATGATGATTCATTTAGAACTTAATAATTGGATTGGAAAATCAGATGATATATCTTTGAATAAATTTCTCCTTGCAGTAGGCTTAGCCATTATGGGCGTTAAATTTTTGGTGATCAAAAAAGGATTGCTTCCCAAATATCATTTATATAATTGCTTTAAAATTATTGAATTGCTCTATGTGGGTATACTCATTTATCAGGATCAGACAGTCTTATTACCGGAAGTCTTATTTTACTTGTTGATTTTATTTGAAATTTTTTCAACACATTCAAATTTGAAGGCCTTATTTTTTTACTTTATACCATTAATTATATCTAGTTTAATTATGCTTGGAAAAGAGTTCTTTTTGCTTACTAATTTTATTGACATGTTATTTTTGATTGTATCTAATATTTTCTTTATATACATAGTCAATTCCACCATTCATGAAATAGAAAAGAATTCGGATAAATATAAAGAATTGCTTATTCAAACTCAGAAGAAAAATGAAGAATTATTAAAGATTAAAGAACATATGGAATTGGTCAACAAAGAACTGGAACAGCAAAAAGAGGAAATGAGAAAAACGAGCGAGAGTTTCAGAAATCATGTGGCAGAATTATTTATCCTTAAAGAGACCAGTTCTTATATTGGATCCATTCTTGAAATTCAACAGCTTTTGGAAATGGTTTGTGATATGATTATGGGGATATTGGGAGTGGATACATGTTCGATTATTGTGTATGACGAAAAATATGAAACTCTTGATTTTCATATTAAAAGTATTTACAGTCATGAAGTCATAGAAAATTTTAAGACAAGTATATCCAACAGTTCTTTGCAAAAAAGGATGAAAGATAAAGAAATTTTAATCAATAATAATTGTAGGGAGGAAAAATATTCGTTTTTACAGGGCAGAGATGTTGGTTCTTTTGTTGCTGTTCCTTTGTATAAAGGAAATAAGTCTTATGGACTGATTTTAGCAGAACATACTTTAGAAAATTATTTCTCTACAAGCAATACGGATTTGTTCAAAGCTGTGTCTATGCAGGTGGCTGTAGCAATTGAAAATGCAAAGTTATATGAGCAAATGGAAGAAATGGCTGCAAGAGACGGCCTTACAAAAGTTTATAACAGAATGTATCTGCAGAGAATAATGCCTGAAATGATAGAGAATGCAAAACTGAATTATGAACCAATATCTATCGGCATATTTGACATTGATCATTTTAAAGTATTAAATGATACTTATGGACATCTCTTTGGAGATGAAGTGCTTAAAGCAATTGCTCATTTGGCACAAAAAAAGGTGGAGGCATATCATGGGATTGTTGCAAGATATGGTGGAGAAGAATTTGTTATGATTTTTCCAAATGTGCCATTAAAAGAAGCAGCTTTTATTGTGGAGGAGTTACGACAAGAAATTGAACAATTTACTTTGACAAAAGACGATATAACAGCTAAAATTACGGCAAGTTTTGGTGTTAGCGGATTCCCGGAAGTGGACGGACAAAATCTTCTTAGAACTGCGGATGATGCCATGTATATGTCTAAACGTCAGGGAAGAAATCGTGTAACAGTAGCATGTGTTAATGAAAATAATGTTTTGAATTTAAATGTGATGCAATGA
- the thpR gene encoding RNA 2',3'-cyclic phosphodiesterase — protein MRIFIAIAFNEEIKSYLQEVQNEVRSFCYKGNFSHKENFHLTLRFIGEVNPSEIINIQKAMDRVTEQITGFNLELGQMGSFERQNEHLIWIGLGGALSKLDHLYHTIQEELSKIGIPQESRPLKPHITLARRVQVKDSFEDIRTKVIVDRKLIQVDSIVLMESRRINGRLTYIPVYEKGFCGKE, from the coding sequence ATGAGGATATTTATTGCGATTGCTTTTAATGAGGAGATAAAATCCTATTTACAGGAAGTTCAAAATGAAGTGCGTTCATTTTGCTATAAAGGAAATTTTTCTCATAAAGAGAATTTTCATCTTACATTAAGATTTATTGGTGAAGTCAATCCATCAGAGATCATAAATATCCAAAAAGCTATGGACAGGGTCACTGAGCAGATTACAGGATTTAATCTTGAGCTTGGTCAGATGGGTTCGTTTGAAAGACAAAACGAACATCTTATCTGGATTGGATTGGGAGGAGCCTTGTCAAAGCTTGATCATTTATATCATACGATCCAGGAGGAATTAAGTAAGATAGGCATTCCACAGGAGAGCAGACCTTTAAAACCCCATATTACTTTGGCACGTCGTGTACAGGTAAAAGATTCTTTTGAGGATATTAGGACGAAAGTCATTGTAGATCGCAAATTGATACAAGTGGATTCTATCGTTCTTATGGAAAGTAGAAGAATCAACGGAAGGTTAACTTATATTCCGGTTTATGAAAAAGGATTCTGTGGTAAGGAATGA
- a CDS encoding DNA-processing protein DprA yields the protein MNNIDMAALLLTAGIRRKKVHKILSHYGENELTINDLKEIIHSNFFKITLSQLHHFYEKSKRIIDWAEKAHIDVVDFQHPRYPLSLRGIEDPPLLLFIKGEYGFIRKEENCVGVIGTREPTDYGKEIAKMVGGYLAKKNVGVVSGLALGCDTGAHLGCLKNKGRTAAVLAHGLDMIYPKENRNLAEEIIASGGCLISEYFPFEKPKNYSFIERDRIQSGLSKGIIVIETEETGGTMHTVNFARKQKKKIGCMKYPKTFNKYSTLKGNETILNMNAVPIKNYKDIDDFIKASN from the coding sequence ATGAATAACATCGATATGGCCGCGTTATTACTTACAGCGGGTATTAGAAGAAAAAAGGTACATAAAATATTGAGTCATTATGGAGAAAATGAATTGACCATAAATGATTTAAAAGAAATCATCCATAGCAATTTTTTTAAAATTACATTGAGCCAACTTCATCATTTTTACGAAAAAAGTAAACGGATTATTGACTGGGCTGAGAAAGCTCACATCGATGTCGTCGATTTTCAGCATCCCAGATATCCTTTATCATTGAGAGGTATAGAAGATCCTCCATTACTTTTGTTTATTAAAGGAGAATACGGATTTATAAGAAAGGAAGAAAATTGCGTTGGGGTTATAGGTACCCGAGAACCTACTGATTATGGGAAGGAAATTGCAAAAATGGTTGGAGGATATTTAGCCAAAAAAAATGTAGGGGTAGTTAGTGGATTGGCATTGGGATGCGATACGGGCGCTCATTTAGGTTGCCTAAAAAATAAAGGAAGAACAGCAGCTGTTCTTGCTCACGGCCTTGATATGATTTATCCTAAAGAAAATAGAAATTTGGCAGAGGAAATCATTGCTTCAGGCGGCTGTCTTATAAGTGAATATTTTCCTTTTGAAAAACCTAAAAATTATTCTTTTATTGAAAGAGACCGGATTCAAAGCGGATTAAGTAAAGGGATCATTGTTATTGAAACTGAGGAGACCGGAGGAACAATGCATACAGTAAATTTTGCACGAAAGCAAAAGAAAAAGATTGGATGTATGAAATATCCGAAAACTTTTAATAAGTATTCAACCTTGAAAGGCAATGAAACCATATTAAACATGAATGCAGTTCCTATAAAAAACTACAAAGATATCGATGACTTTATAAAAGCAAGTAATTAA